cgcattcagttttatacggatatatgctttcaaagaattcagtaattcaattaccgtattaatatgaatTTCAGGATTAttagatttatgaaccaaaactgacatgctttactatttgtagcatatccaatgaaaacacaatccatagtttttggttcaatttttccCCTTTTGGGTAAAtgtacttgtacctttgctaaacacccccacactttgaaatatttcaagttgggtttgttttctttccatttttcatatggaataaattgcGTTTTGTTGTgcggtactctgttgagtattcggttagctgtaaggatagcttccccccacaaactctgcggtaatccgaaACTTATTAGTAAAGAATTCATTATTTCCTTTAATGACCGattttttctttccgcaatttcattggattgaggtgtgtagggcgcagtagtttgatggataattccatattctgaaCATATTTTTGCaaacggagattcatattctccacccctatcacttataatcattttgatctttttattcaattgattctccacttcattcttgtatttgcttaaatgctttaattgcttcatccttactattaagcaaatatacataacaatatcgagtacaatcgtcaataaaagttataaaataattttttccaCCTCGATATGGTgttgacttcatatcacaaatgtgagtatgaattaagtctgaaggatttgaattcctttcaatagacttataaggatatttTACAAACTTGtattcaacacatatttgatattttaatttattacactcaaatttaggcaatacttctaaattaattaacttctgcaatgttttataattgacatgtcctaaacgaatatgccataaatcatttgactcaaataaataagaacaatctgaaattttattaatactgtcaacaaccattacattgagtttgaaaaggccctctgcGAGGTAGctctttccaacatacattttattcttgcttacaacaactttgtcagatacaaatacacatttgaatccattcttaacaagtaaagaagttgaAACTAAATTTTTTCTAATAATAGGAACATGAAGGATGTTGTTGAgcattaacaccttgccggaagtcatctttaGGAATATCTTCCCACGACCCTCAATCTTGGTTGTTACAGTATTTTCCATGGAAAACCCTTCTTCGGGACCATCAGTAGATTAAGTCAAAAATGCTTCTTTGAcaacacaaacatgtcgagtggatccagagtcaatccaccactccttcggatttccaactaggttgcattccggaAGCATTGCAcatagatcatcaatgtcatcattcttctccactatgttgtcCTGTCCTtttttcttatcctttttcgggagacgacaatcaggggctttttGATCAGCTTTTCCGCAGTTATAGCAGTTACCCTTGAATTTTTTCTTGTTATGCTctttagtctgtccagaagacctcttcctcttcttactttttggagcagtctccttaatgatattagctcccataatcGTTGAATTTCTACAAGACTTCTTCTTGGCTGTTTTGTTgccttcctcaatcttgagacgaatcacaagatcttccaacttcatttctttgcactTGTGCTTTagataatttttgaaatctctccacgtatgaggcaatttttcaatcattgcagccacttgaaatgcttcattcactaccataccttcaacaataaggtcgtgaaaaataagttgaatcTCTTCAACTTGGGTTCCACGATtttgctgtctatcattttatagtctagaaacttgacAACCACAAACtttttcaagcatgcatcttcagtcttgtacttcttctcaagtgcgtccaaTAATTCTTTTGAAGCTTTCATAGCACTgtagacattgtacaagtcatccttcAAAGCACTTAGGATGTAACCTTTGCAAAGAAATTCTTCCTGTTTCCATGCCTCAACAATCATAAACTTCTCATTGTCTGGCATGTCGGCGACATGCACTAGGGGGTCTTCACTGGTGAACTTCTGCATACCAAGCATGGTAAGTCAGTAAACACTCTTTGCttccatcctttgaagttggctccagaaAAGTTTCCTGATTTCTCTGCCGGTGGCACAACAGTTTGGCTTGACAAGGCTATCGTCATTGCCACAACAGTCGCAGAAAGATTTCCATTAttaattgccatttctcactgtcaaCAATAGAATAGTTCATTTAATGGCAAAAAAATAGAACAGTAAACAGTACTGTAATTAATGATAAATAGtacgtttaataaataaaaattaaagtttttatatattgtttcacagaaaacgataaagtttttatgttcttcaaattgtttctgaattttaatacttcgataaagtttttatatcttcaaattaaaaatagtaaaattcagaaggagtagaaaaccacgcaggttttaatctccaaaaaaaaaatacaaacaaCAATATAAAAagtaatttccttaagattgttatacaatctgtattactataataaataatgaaatagtaaactttctgaaatagaagaagaaacaGAAAAGTAGCAGCAACAGAATGTCAAAATAATGAAGCTGAATCTGAAATGTAATTTCGGAATAAAATCAAGCCCACTGAATGcatagtgtgtccttaaggaaattattcccctcaagtacccgaggtgctggaatattatcctccgaggatagaatgatttaactcaccagagtgttggtaccaaaaacgcTGGTGAAACAGCGAACCACTCGAAGGCCGTAAACCACACTGGAATTTTAATTGtgcagaagaaggagaagaagctcACGAAATTTCGTTAGGAAAGATTTTTggatcaaggcatatttatagccattttctggcattgtttctgaaaaggtttacaacctttcagaaacagccatggctgttggaacaggtgggAACATTTCCCGTTTGAAATATTCAGGGAAAAAGGATTTAacataatccgggaaagaaaaagACAGGGTCGCGGGTCCTAGGTTATTCCGGGtagaatttttattaattaattaattaattaaaaatatttttgtccaaaaagattaatcaatcaatcgttgaCCAAATCCAATCCGAAgtcgaagccgagccgagcgagcgatgaCGAAGACGACGCGAGACTTACTTTCTTTTTAACCCATTTAACATCAAAGAAAGTGCTTTCTCAATATAGACACATTCACCTTTTTTCCACCAACAATGAGGGATACTTACTCTTTCCAAAGCAAAAAGGGAGCTCACTTTCCCTCCACtttcttccctccatttcccatacACCAATCTTTTAAACCCAACAAGAACCGATCGAGAGAAATAAAAATGGAATCCATTAGTTTCTATTCCCTGTGtactgtgtatatatatacagcaAATAACTACCATCTAACAACCTAACCATAACTAACTTCTAACTACCAAACCATACATTTAACAACCTAACTATACACTCTACAGTTAAGTGTATAATTTAACTATGGTTAGTCATCAAAAGCCACTCTTTAGCAAGGTTCGACCTTTATCATTattccaaataataaaataatataaagaaaGAAATTGTTTTTTTCTGTCCTTTAGCACATGGGTAGAAGGAAGCCTAGAGGCAAGGGTCCAACTCTTCCTGAAATTGCGCTTAGTCTCGTAGG
This region of Nicotiana tomentosiformis chromosome 4, ASM39032v3, whole genome shotgun sequence genomic DNA includes:
- the LOC138910271 gene encoding uncharacterized protein, with the translated sequence MAINNGNLSATVVAMTIALSSQTVVPPAEKSGNFSGANFKGWKQRVFTDLPCLEEFLCKGYILSALKDDLYNVYSAMKASKELLDALEKKQQNRGTQVEEIQLIFHDLIVEGMVVNEAFQVAAMIEKLPHTWRDFKNYLKHKCKEMKLEDLVIRLKIEEGNKTAKKKSCRNSTIMGANIIKETAPKSKKRKRSSGQTKEHNKKKFKGNCYNCGKADQKAPDCRLPKKDKKKGQDNIVEKNDDIDDLCAMLPECNLVGNPKEWWIDSGSTRHVCVVKEAFLT